TGATCATTATTGCTGCAGTGGCTTATATGATTTATCAGGAGACAACACAATCTACTTCCACAGCGCAAACCACGATTAAAACCGCTACTATGTTGCAAAATGGATTGTGGTTACCCTATAAAGCCCCGCCGATTGAAGGAATCGAAGCGTGGATAAATTCCCCACCGTTAAAACTGTCTGATTTACAAGGTAAGGTAGTTCTTATCGATTTTTGGACCTACTCCTGCATTAATTGCATTCGAACAATCCCCTACTTAAAAGCTTGGTATAACAAATATCAAAATCAAGGCTTGGTAATTATTGGAATCCATTCTCCCGAATTTGATTTTGAAAAGAATTTGGCAAATGTACAAAATGCAGTCAAACGTTATGGAATTCACTACCCCGTAGCGCTGGATAATCAATTTGCAACTTGGCGTAATTATAACAATCACTATTGGCCCGCCCATTATTTGATCAATAAAAACGGTAAAGTGGTTTATCAGTATTTTGGTGAGGGAGATTATGATGTCACTGAAAATAATATTCGTTATTTGCTTAATCTTGACTCCTTTGACATGCCTACCCTGCTTAAAGAAGAACGTTATGTTTTTGGGCAAACGCCTGAAACTTATCTAGGTTATGCAAGAGCAGATAAAAGTCTAAGTCCCGATATAGTACGTGATGCGTCGAATCACTATCATTTTCCCCAAGACTTGCTTCGCAATGCCTGGGCTTTAGATGGATTCTGGCAAGTAACTGCCGATAAAATTACTTCTACCCAAGCCAATGCTGCATTGAAAATCCATTATAATGCCCGCAAAGTTTTCATAGTAATGGGTAATGCAACACCTGCGCCTATTAAAGTTAAGGTGTTTTTGAATAACAAACCAATTTTTAGCCAACAAGGTAAAGACGTAACCGATAGTACGATTACTGTTACCAGGCATTCAATTTATGAAGTAATATCTCTGGAACAATTTGCCCAGGGCATATTGGAAATAAGAGCAGAGACTCCGGGACTACAGGTATATACATTTACCTTTGGTAGCTAGTTCTTAAGATTTCGTCATCCTCGCAAGAGCAAGAATGACGAATATTACTTACCACTTACGTACAATTAGATTATTCTGTACGGTTTTGACGCCGTGGACTTTTGACGCAACTTCACCAGCAGTGTCACTTTGACGGATGGTTTTTACATAACCACTTAGGATAACATTGCCTTGGTGCGTTTCCACATGGATGGGAACGTTGATTAAATTTTGATTATTCATCATCGCTTGACTAACAGAAGTAGTGATGGTGTCATCAGAAAGGCGCGGGGAAAAAACATTTCCACCAGTTAGCACTTGGCAACCTGTCATTGCAAAAAAACCTAAACTAATCAATACCATACGGCCATATCTTCTCATTATTTCTCCTCATTCAACCAATCACCCATCATCCATGGGTGACCTATTCGCGCACAACTTAACAGCAAAATGATTAACTTGCAAATTTATTTGCCAATCATGAATTGCTGGGAAAATCCCAATTATAATTTTTGCTCAAGGAGCATTTTTAAGTGTTCAATTTCCTGTAAGAGCTCCAATGCCAAGCCTGCCCCAGCCAAATTAACACCTAAATCTCGATTTAGTCTTAAAACCGTACCAATGCTGCGAATTGCTTCACTGTCAAACACAAACTCTTCTTGCTCACTTTTTTGAGGCGTTACGATTCCTTCATCAATAATTTCCAGGATTGTTTCTTTGGAGACACCAAACGAATATGTAACCTCCCGTAACGACAAATAAAACCAATCTTCGCCTTCTACAGTGCCTGATCCTTTGCTTTTAGTCATTCATTAACTCCTAAATGTTCCCTGGGGTTAAAGGAAATAGTGTCGGCAAGTTGCTGAAATAGCTTATTCGCTTGCTCATTTTCAACCTGAGGAATCACAATCTGTAAGATAACATATTGATCACCCGGTGGATTCCCCGGTAATCCTCGTCCTTTAAGGCGCATTTTTTTACCTGATTGAGACAGTTTGGGAATTTTTAAATTGACAGTGCCACCAAGCGTTGGCACCTTAACCGTCGCACCTAAAACAGCCTCCCAAGGTGAAATGGGTAGATTGAGATGAATATCCTTTTTATGCAAGTGAAACCATGGGTGATGACTGAAATCAATCTCAATATAAAGATCTCCGGCTTGACTTCCAGTCCCTTTTCCACCTTGCCCTTTTAAACGAATTTGTTGCTTGTTGCCTATTCCTTTAGGAATTTTTACCTTAACAGCTCGTGTTTCATAACTAATACGCCCCTGTTGATCAACAATAGGCGTTTGTAGTTGCAAGGTTTTTTCAGCA
The nucleotide sequence above comes from Legionella hackeliae. Encoded proteins:
- a CDS encoding BON domain-containing protein; translation: MRRYGRMVLISLGFFAMTGCQVLTGGNVFSPRLSDDTITTSVSQAMMNNQNLINVPIHVETHQGNVILSGYVKTIRQSDTAGEVASKVHGVKTVQNNLIVRKW
- a CDS encoding cytochrome c biogenesis protein DipZ, whose translation is MPVNFLDIILAFFEGFALIISPCILPILPIVLAGSLSGSRKRPFGIITGFVISFSLVAFFSRQLVQYSGIDLDLIRHISYGILLLLGIIMMSSFLSEKFTNLLQRMVGVTGLINNNPQGGFVSGIFIGSLIAIIWTPCAGPILAAVIVQTVLQKTTIVSFFILVSFALGAAIPMLIISLYGIKIIETFRFFKTKATFFRKILGLIIIAAVAYMIYQETTQSTSTAQTTIKTATMLQNGLWLPYKAPPIEGIEAWINSPPLKLSDLQGKVVLIDFWTYSCINCIRTIPYLKAWYNKYQNQGLVIIGIHSPEFDFEKNLANVQNAVKRYGIHYPVALDNQFATWRNYNNHYWPAHYLINKNGKVVYQYFGEGDYDVTENNIRYLLNLDSFDMPTLLKEERYVFGQTPETYLGYARADKSLSPDIVRDASNHYHFPQDLLRNAWALDGFWQVTADKITSTQANAALKIHYNARKVFIVMGNATPAPIKVKVFLNNKPIFSQQGKDVTDSTITVTRHSIYEVISLEQFAQGILEIRAETPGLQVYTFTFGS
- a CDS encoding DnaJ C-terminal domain-containing protein — protein: MEYKDYYQIMGLERNATPEDIKRAYRKLARKYHPDVSKEANAEAKFKELGEAYEVLKDPEKKAKYDRYGQYWKEQEQRQNAQGGGQQHYSHHFDEAEMSGFEDFLNSIFKDRFRQEQASFYDQGQDIHAKLNITLEESFYGAEKTLQLQTPIVDQQGRISYETRAVKVKIPKGIGNKQQIRLKGQGGKGTGSQAGDLYIEIDFSHHPWFHLHKKDIHLNLPISPWEAVLGATVKVPTLGGTVNLKIPKLSQSGKKMRLKGRGLPGNPPGDQYVILQIVIPQVENEQANKLFQQLADTISFNPREHLGVNE
- a CDS encoding chaperone modulator CbpM produces the protein MTKSKGSGTVEGEDWFYLSLREVTYSFGVSKETILEIIDEGIVTPQKSEQEEFVFDSEAIRSIGTVLRLNRDLGVNLAGAGLALELLQEIEHLKMLLEQKL